The following are encoded in a window of Streptomyces sp. Go-475 genomic DNA:
- a CDS encoding peptidoglycan-binding protein: MESPVFEEFDPASDCDCPGCVHWRRVLPHSPAGRTTAHPAAHRALALAAVASAALGAGHTAPAAAALHAPHRQGVSAGEEPETPQGSKAPLHGPGGRPAKPAASLKPTATTRAEIINRAKTWVAAKVPYSMTAYWSDGYRQDCSGYVSMAWQLPRNEWTGSLAQYGERISKEELQPGDILLFHNASAPEKGSHVTIFGGWTDYTHSYYIAYEQTRPHTRRQSTPYAYWSDSDQYVPYRYKGLTPEEPEPEPDSGKPGAPAATPYPGAAYFGPGAHNKYVTLLGRMLVARGAGASYASGPGPRWTDADRRATRAFQLAQGWTGADADGLPGPRTWELLVTGRGKDVKDGAVGPPPASHGVPGYPGRAMFRPGASNAYVTRLGRQLVRKGFGRFYAVGPGPRWGEADRRAVEAFQRTQGWRGGAADGYPGPETWRRLFS; this comes from the coding sequence CTGCGTCCACTGGCGCCGCGTCCTGCCGCATTCCCCGGCCGGCCGCACCACCGCCCACCCGGCCGCCCACCGCGCCCTCGCCCTGGCCGCCGTCGCCTCCGCCGCACTCGGCGCCGGCCACACCGCACCGGCCGCCGCCGCCCTGCACGCCCCCCACCGCCAGGGCGTTTCCGCAGGTGAAGAGCCCGAAACCCCACAGGGAAGCAAGGCCCCGCTGCACGGCCCCGGCGGCCGGCCCGCCAAGCCCGCGGCCTCCCTCAAGCCCACCGCCACCACCCGGGCGGAGATCATCAACCGGGCCAAGACCTGGGTCGCCGCGAAGGTGCCGTACAGCATGACCGCCTACTGGTCCGACGGTTACCGGCAGGACTGCTCCGGCTATGTCTCCATGGCCTGGCAGCTGCCCCGGAACGAATGGACGGGCAGTCTCGCCCAGTACGGGGAGCGGATTTCCAAGGAGGAACTCCAGCCGGGCGACATTCTGCTGTTCCACAACGCGTCCGCCCCCGAGAAAGGCTCGCACGTCACCATTTTCGGCGGCTGGACCGACTACACGCACAGCTACTACATCGCCTACGAGCAGACCCGCCCGCACACCCGCCGGCAGTCCACCCCGTACGCGTACTGGAGCGATTCCGACCAGTACGTCCCCTACCGCTACAAGGGCCTCACCCCCGAGGAGCCGGAGCCCGAGCCGGACAGCGGGAAGCCCGGCGCCCCGGCCGCCACGCCGTATCCGGGGGCGGCGTATTTCGGCCCCGGCGCGCACAACAAGTACGTCACGCTGCTCGGCCGCATGCTCGTCGCGCGCGGGGCCGGCGCCTCCTACGCCTCGGGCCCGGGGCCGCGCTGGACGGACGCGGACCGGCGGGCGACCCGGGCCTTCCAGCTGGCCCAGGGCTGGACCGGCGCGGACGCGGACGGCCTGCCCGGGCCGCGCACCTGGGAGCTGCTGGTCACGGGCCGGGGCAAGGACGTGAAGGACGGGGCGGTCGGACCCCCGCCCGCCTCGCACGGCGTCCCCGGCTACCCGGGGCGGGCGATGTTCCGGCCCGGCGCCAGCAACGCGTACGTCACCCGGCTCGGGAGGCAGTTGGTGCGCAAGGGGTTCGGCAGGTTCTACGCCGTCGGGCCGGGGCCGCGCTGGGGCGAGGCGGACCGGCGTGCCGTCGAGGCCTTCCAGCGCACCCAGGGCTGG